TCTTTACTGGGTTTGAGTGGCAATACGTTTCATGATACTTCAGTAGCTTATGTGTCGTAAACACTGATATTGCTTTTGTTCAATACTTATATTTGGTTATGATGGATTTCCTTTCACATCTTTTGTTAATGACGTATGCCGAAAGTTAAAACTTAACTAGATATCGCTACCGAGATCTAGTGTAAGCTGTCCGTGTGCTTCCATCAAGCGGAGGGGTTTACCAGAAAAATTATGTGGTGAGTTAAAACTCTACTAGATATCGGTTCCGATATCTAGTGTAAGCTTTATTGGGTTTGAGTGACAATACGTTTCATGATACTTCAGTAGCTTTTGTGTCGTAAACATTGATATTGCTTTTGTTTAGTACTTACATTTGGTTACGATGGATTCCCTTTCACATTTTTTGTTAATGACGTGTGCCGAAAGTTAAAACTCCACTAGATATCGCCACCAAGATCAAATATAATCTGTCCGGGTGCTACTGTCAAGTGGAGGGGGTTTATTGAAAAAATTATCTGGTGCAACTTGCACCGGAGTTCAAACTCTTTGTGTAACTTGTACTGGGTTTGTGTGAATATGTTTCATGATACTTCAGTAGCTTTTGTGTCTTAAACATTGATATTGTTTTTTTTTTTCAATACTTCAGTAATTGTTTCTTATTTTTACTGCATTGTTTATTTTCTAATTGCGGGGATAGACATTATCTTCATCACTTTGTCCAAAGTGACAATCGAGCTGGCGGTAAGTTCTTTACACCAACTACACTTCTAGCATTGTTTTTCTCAGTTAGTGAGCCTTCAAGTCAAACCTTTTTGAATTCGTTTGCAGATTGATGCATTAACAAGATAATGATTTGATTGTTCTTCAGTCCAAAATCGTTCAAAGAAACTTATATATGTCTTCTCGATCTCAGCCGCAAACCTCTCCATCGGTGAGTTCTCCTCACCAACTACACTTTTAGAATTGTTTTGTCTAAGTATAAGAGTGTTTGAGCGATTGGGCAAGACAAATTTTAATATCAAATATTTTGAAAAGATGTGGAGTGTATAAATAATTAAATACTTCTCCAAAAAGCGGGATCAATAGCAAAGGGTTCCAATCGGCAACAGCTTTCAAATTTGCAAACATATCTGGATATTTCTACCACTTCACGCCGACAAGATCGTCCTCTTTCTGTATATTCATTAAGGCCCTGTTTGTTTCTGGGAAAGAAGCTGGTGGTCCTTTGTTTGGTATTTCCTTTCCTTTGTTTGGAAGCCCAAGAAAAAAGGAGGGAAAAGAAATTGCTTCCCAAAGGAAGGGAAAATTTGGCGGAATATCATTCCCTCCCTCCAACCCCGAGATTCATTTTCCCACCCAAAATCCTGCAATCATTGCACTTGCTTTTGACTAAACTGTCCCTGCTTAAAATTTCATTTTCTAATTTTAGCCATGCCTTTTATAAATCTCTGTCTGACCCGTTCTACTCCAATGGAAAATAGAAGATGGATTCTGAATAGATTCTTGACTGTTCCAAACACATGAAATGAAAGTTGGTGAGAGTTTCAATTTCCCATGCTCCAAGAAAATTTAAAGAATTGATTTCCTTTCCTTTCCATTCTATGAACCAAACTAGCCCTAAGGCTCAGTATTTTTGGGAGTGGAATGGTAGCTCTTGAAATCGGCTTATAAAGGCAACTCCACGAAAAAATTAATAATAATAAAAAAATAAAATAAATAATAATAATAATAAGGCATCTCGGAAATCCAAATGTATACTTGAAAAGTAATACATTTTAATTTTGAGTTAGAGTTTCAACTCTCAAATATAGTTTCGACTTTCGAGTTCGAATTTCAACTCTTAAATATAAACTATCGATAAGAATTTTGGTAATCAACTCGTTAGAAAAACAAAACTCTAAAGATGAATTGGATAGTCCAAGAGCTATGTTATTGTTTGAGTTGGACATCAGCGATTAAGCATCTAGCTTAATTTTTGCATCTAATAAAGTATGTCATTGTTTCCACTCCAAGGCATCACCAACTCAACATGATTTGATCCATCAATTTGCTAAACAACTCGGAGATTTTGGCCTCTCCTTGTTGGCAAGGAAGTGGTAGAGAGATGTTACCAATGATAGGAAGGTGAATTGTGAGTTGGAGATCGATGCGGTAGTCGATGTTTTTATCTACAGAAATGTCATTTGCCAAATTTATAGGCATACTATATGGCACCTTTGCTAACACAGACAATATAGACTCTGCTCCTGCCTTCATATACACTGGCTCCTTCAATTTCCCTGATATAGGTTCACTGCACATAAGGAAAAACAGCATGTCAAAATAGAATTTTTTTACTTTACTGAACTGTGAAGCTAACCATCGACTTTAAAGCTACTTAAACTATGGTTTGGGAATTTGGGTGTCTGCTGTACGAAAAGAGGTGAAGATGAGTCTGGAAAAATATGAAAGAAGCAATACAATTTCTCTAAGTTCTTACTAGAACATTTTAATGTCTTACAAGTGCACGATCTAAGGAAAAGATCAAACAATCTGGTCATATGATAATACACAAGATTTCTTTTATAAACAACACATTGATCAAACCTGCCACTGATTTTCATTTTGAGAGAGGCTTGACTGACAGGCAGAGAAAACAGAAACGAGTTGAACACTGAGATCTTGAAAAGGAGATCCATGGAGTCGAAGCTCATATCCTCTAGTTGAAGGCCTACAATAAACGCAGACCTCCTTTGCATCTCAACCAACCTCGCCAAAACATAACCCCTGGCCTTGTTCACAATATAGTTCTTGGCATTGCCCAATAACTCTGACACTTTCATATACAGAAAACTAAAGATTTTTGCTGTTGAAGACAAAAACAGGGACATTTTATTGAAATTTATTTTTAGCTCGGTTGTCCTGCCAAAGAGTTTAGGTGATATATATGCGAGGAAGCAATACTTGGGAAAGAAATGATGCTTTCCTTGCAGCGACCCTATTTTGAACTAGTTCTACTGACAGAGAATTTTATCTAAGCATTCCTATGGAAGCAATTTTCAAGCTTCCTTGTTTAACATGACAATTACATTCCTCGGTGATATACAGACTTTTGCTCTTTATAAACTTTGGTATATCAAGTTTTGAAAATATCAGAACGGTATCTCATGTTTCCATCCCAACCTAAGATTGGTATATATATCTCATGTTTCCATCCCGACCTAAGATTGGTATATATAGCTATTAAGATGATCAATTTACCCTTAAGTTCTCTTTTTTTCTTAGTTTTTTTTTAAATTTGTTTTCATATTCAAGAAAAATTAGAAGAGGTTTTGGAATTTGATGATTTAGATTGACCTTTATAAACTTGAAGAAGATTGAAGAAGGGAAACATATAGGAATTCAATCTTTGTTGTTTCTGCTGACACTTAAGGATCTTGTTGTTGTCGTTAACATTAAAAAATGATTGAAATTAGAATGTGAAAACAAAGAAGAAAAACTAAGAAAAAAAGAAAATTTAAGGGTAAATTGGTCATTTTCTTTTGTCTGAAGGTAAATTAATAATCTTAATGACTATATATACCAATCTTAGGTCGAGATGAAAACATAAGATACCAATATAATATTTTTAAAACTTGATATACCAAAATTTATAAAAATATGATATTTTTAGGTCAGGATGAAAACTTGATATACCAAACTTGATATACCAATCTTAGGTCGGGATGAAAACATAAGATACCAATATGATATTTTTAAAACTTGATATACCAAAATTATAAAAAGCAAAAGTTTGTATACCGACGAATTTCTCATCCTGTTTTAGTAACATTTCCATTGTTTGTTTTGGTAACATTTCCATTGTTTGGTTCTTCTCTGACCTATTTTTGAAGAAGAATAAAGAAGTTCCATACTTTAGGACTTCTCACTACTAAAGTTTCCTACATTACTTCTTACAACACAAGTATCATACTTACGAATTCTTTCAAAATCTCACATTCGCCTCATTATCTTGTGCTTCGTTGTAGTTGTGTTAGATTGTTGGATAAAGGTGCTTATTGTAATGGTAACAAGAAACGGTGCAGATGCTCATCACAAGATTGTCATGGTTATAAGCACACAAATTCGTAAACCATATTTATTTTCAAGATTTCATCCTTGCAGTGACAACTTCAATATATTAACCCACAAAGTGTTAACTGTGATCAGCTGAACAGAGTCAGGAGTCAGAACCAGAAGGGGTATTACAGAAGACACATATCTTTTCAACTAAAACATATAGGAAATCTTGATATGAAGCACAACATACAAAGACAGAGAAGCTTGAAACGTGGGGAGCTCAACCAAAGAGGCTGGTCAGACTGGGAAGCTTGATCTCTCCCTTCTTGGACAGAGGTATGGTGAAGTTCCCAATCACAGGAAGGTCAATGGTGAGACCCAATATCAACTCATAATCAATGTCCCAATCTGCCCCAACATCCTTACACAAGGTCGCCAACACACTATGTGGC
Above is a window of Fragaria vesca subsp. vesca linkage group LG7, FraVesHawaii_1.0, whole genome shotgun sequence DNA encoding:
- the LOC101303461 gene encoding desiccation protectant protein Lea14 homolog — its product is MSLFLSSTAKIFSFLYMKVSELLGNAKNYIVNKARGYVLARLVEMQRRSAFIVGLQLEDMSFDSMDLLFKISVFNSFLFSLPVSQASLKMKISGSEPISGKLKEPVYMKAGAESILSVLAKVPYSMPINLANDISVDKNIDYRIDLQLTIHLPIIGNISLPLPCQQGEAKISELFSKLMDQIMLSW